A window of the Vigna angularis cultivar LongXiaoDou No.4 chromosome 3, ASM1680809v1, whole genome shotgun sequence genome harbors these coding sequences:
- the LOC108324667 gene encoding uncharacterized protein LOC108324667 yields MSWVRSAVNKAVEGGPTNIRRAVRTYTDSVVLHASNAVAGGARIIQDRIVTRNMQSFRHTVKRLEEVSISCRGIERVQLLRRWLVALKEVERLTANSIDTDEKDTDNQFLHDEFKDSPTQQPTLIYYVDPDDVHELKNFRDVFLSSLALEGITLSMIIDAPNEEEVSLMSEIYGLCIKGGKEEHTALLSSVQDLAKAFSRYEDEVLTKREELLQYVQTAISGLKVNADLMRIEVEAFKLKENIENMKARNENGNFVNSPKETTAKEIEAVDKDMVQVVQMCSKLEELLLKKKYFSSGDSPQLHAEKVDKLKVLSESLANSTKKAENRITENRSQKEEALHFRAAKSDEVSLVEKELSLEIEELERQKDELEEKLKKVNNLLTFARIRFHNAKEEREQFDEASNEILLLLKSKEEEMLRAITSYTVEANVVDKWIKFLESTWVFQTSLTKRKDEQVNAELERYGYHFVNLVVHLLHYYKEKLYSSVTEIRILVESLRFKPGLAMSSMANIEGLKLAKPRKRLEEEYLDIESKFLAILNVVDTMNKQFHIQKEGIFRKDSDKVKQLFDDIEKIKEEFESIERPKLELEIPTERSEIPSSQIISRTPSPPSAKKHRQDGTRHSFSLPGRSQIEIELDKLSEDDSSEEISDWEFDALDNDRRSRR; encoded by the exons ATGTCATGGGTAAGATCGGCGGTAAACAAGGCGGTGGAAGGTGGCCCAACCAATATCCGACGTGCCGTTCGCACCTACACCGACTCCGTCGTGCTCCATGCAAGCAACGCCGTCGCCGGCGGCGCCAGAATTATTCAGGACCGCATT GTGACTCGGAACATGCAAAGCTTCAGGCACACAGTAAAACGGTTAGAAGAAGTTTCTATTTCATGTAGAGGGATAGAGAGAGTTCAGTTGCTACGAAGGTGGCTGGTTGCCCTAAAAGAAGTTGAGAGACTTACTGCTAACTCCATTGACACGGATGAAAAAGATACAGACAATCAATTTCTTCATGATGAATTCAAGGATTCACCTACACAGCAACCTACTTTG ATTTACTATGTAGACCCTGATGATGTGCATGAATTGAAAAATTTCCGGGATGTCTTCCTTTCCAGTCTTGCTCTTGAGGGCATAACATTGTCAATG ATTATTGATGCACCGAATGAGGAAGAAGTTTCCCTAATGTCAGAGATATATGG ACTTTGTATTAAAGGAGGAAAGGAAGAACATACTGCCTTGTTATCCAGTGTACAGGATTTGGCTAAAGCATTTTCTAGATATGAAGATGAAGTTCTG ACCAAACGAGAAGAGTTGCTTCAATATGTACAAACTGCAATTTCAGGGCTGAAAGTAAATGCTGATCTTATGAG AATAGAAGTTGAAGCGTTTAAGTTAAAGGAAAACATTGAGAATATGAAGGCAAGGAACGAAAATGGAAATTTTGTAAATTCACCTAAAGAGACAACTGCGAAAGAAATAGAG GCGGTTGATAAAGATATGGTGCAAGTTGTTCAAATGTGTTCTAAGTTGGAGGAACTCTTACTGAAAAAGAAATACTTTAGCTCTGGTGATTCTCCACAACTTCATGCTGAAAAG GTTGACAAATTGAAAGTTTTATCAGAGTCTCTTGCAAATTCTACCAAAAAAGCTGAGAATCGCATCACAGAAAACAG ATCTCAAAAAGAAGAAGCACTTCATTTTCGTGCAGCTAAATCTGACGAGGTTAGCCTAGTTGAAAAG GAATTATCCTTGGAGATTGAAGAACTCGAGAGGCAGAAAGACGAGCTTGAAGAAAAACTGAAAAAG GTCAACAACTTGTTGACATTTGCACGTATACGCTTCCACAACGCAAAAGAAGAAAGGGAGCAATTTGATGAAGCAAGCAATGAAATTCTTCTACTTCTAAAATCAAAG GAAGAGGAGATGCTGCGAGCAATTACTTCATATACAGTGGAAGCGAATGTTGTTGATAAATGGATCAAGTTTCTAGAGAGCACATGGGTCTTCCAAACTTCACTCACAAAGAGAAAGGATGAGCAGGTCAA TGCTGAACTGGAGAGATATGGTTATCATTTTGTGAATTTGGTGGTTCATCTTCTGCATTATTACAAG GAAAAATTGTATTCGTCTGTTACTGAAATAAGAATACTTGTGGAGAGTTTAAGATTCAAACCAGG GTTAGCAATGTCATCAATGGCAAACATTGAAGGTTTGAAATTAGCAAAGCCAAGGAAAAGGCTTGAAGAAGAATACTTGGATATTGAATCCAAG TTTTTGGCCATTCTGAATGTAGTGGACACAATGAACAAGCAGTTTCACATTCAAAAGGAAGGCATTTTCAG AAAAGACAGCGACAAGGTGAAACAACTGTTTGATGatattgagaaaataaaagaggagTTTGAATCTATTGAGAGGCCAAAACTGGAACTTGAGATTCCAACCGAAAGGTCAGAAATACCATCAAGTCAAATAATCTCCAGAACTCCTTCTCCTCCCTCGGCTAAAAAACACAGGCAAGATGGAACGAGACACTCTTTCTCACTGCCTGGAAGATCACAAATAGAAATAGAACTTGATAAATTAAGTGAAGATGACTCATCAGAAGAGATAAGTGACTGGGAGTTTGATGCTCTTGACAATGATCGTCGCTCCAGGAGATGA
- the LOC108325656 gene encoding probable membrane-associated kinase regulator 4 — MATKQVTLVHVDDDYIEMELCSSPNFFSYSLSSPTSNREFEFQMSEKESSTSPADDLFYKGKLLPLHLPPRLQMVQKLVENSNANFEYVKTDSALERRTFPITTESNISPTESRRVSSDVIPTEYPLCLFSDMNNLIGDLPKKSWPKKLKQMKQFLLGQRLKASRAYLKTLFSKSGCSDKFCASAASNMGAEKTPFKCKECQNKYRKVARRSPFESLYDTKQHQVTCAVMKTLKREMLEVEDDFCDHRRSFSGVSHRHCATKASSLSTSSSGSSSSSSSFSLSSAGYYDLQLFKRSISANYELESSVEGAIAHCKQSQQQCSSKNGSDDSRICSQFATKLQLVGVKE, encoded by the coding sequence ATGGCAACAAAACAAGTTACTTTGGTTCATGTAGACGATGACTACATTGAAATGGAACTGTGTTCCTCCCCCAACTTCTTCTCATACTCCCTTAGTTCTCCAACATCCAATAGAGAGTTTGAATTCCAGATGAGTGAGAAAGAGTCATCAACTTCTCCAGCAGATGACCTCTTCTACAAAGGAAAACTCCTTCCTCTTCACCTTCCCCCTCGTTTGCAAATGGTTCAAAAGCTCGTAGAAAACTCCAATGCCAACTTTGAGTATGTGAAAACAGATTCCGCGTTGGAACGCAGAACTTTTCCCATAACCACTGAATCTAACATCTCACCTACAGAATCACGCCGAGTTAGCAGTGATGTGATCCCAACTGAATACCCACTATGTTTGTTTTCTGACATGAACAACCTAATCGGTGATCTTCCCAAGAAGTCTTGGCCCAAGAAACTGAAACAGATGAAGCAGTTCTTGCTTGGCCAGAGACTGAAGGCCTCACGAGCTTATCTGAAAACTTTGTTCAGCAAATCTGGTTGCTCAGACAAGTTTTGTGCCAGTGCTGCAAGCAACATGGGAGCAGAGAAAACACCATTCAAGTGCAAAGAGTGTCAGAACAAGTACAGGAAGGTTGCTAGGAGAAGCCCATTTGAGAGTTTGTATGATACCAAGCAGCACCAGGTAACTTGTGCTGTGATGAAGACCCTTAAAAGAGAGATGCTTGAAGTTGAAGATGATTTCTGTGACCACAGGAGGTCTTTCTCTGGGGTTTCTCATCGACATTGTGCCACCAAGGCTTCATCTTTGTCCACATCTTCATCCGGgtcctcttcttcatcttcatctttttctctcAGCTCAGCTGGGTACTATGATTTGCAACTTTTCAAGAGGAGCATCAGTGCAAATTATGAGTTGGAAAGTTCAGTGGAGGGAGCAATTGCTCATTGCAAACAGTCTCAGCAACAGTGTAGTTCAAAGAATGGTTCAGACGATAGCAGGATTTGTTCTCAATTCGCTACAAAATTGCAGTTGGTGGGAGTTAAAGAATAG